One stretch of Corynebacterium callunae DSM 20147 DNA includes these proteins:
- the dop gene encoding depupylase/deamidase Dop, with the protein MDRFIGAETEYGISTPSNPVLSPIVTSTHTVVAYSIARGFGEHRVRWDYEQETPLRDIRGFDLRRYHQAPVVDPFSMGVANVFVSNGARFYVDHAHPEYSSPEVNNAWDAMVYDAAGDHILMQAVSDVASFSSQDHSVLDGHPPCPPLKIYKNNVDGKGASYGAHENYRYARDLDFDVLAQALIPFFVCRQVIIGAGRVGLGQHGDKPGFQISQRADYIEQEISLETTLNRGIINTRDEPHTNADNWGRLHVIIGDANMSHSSNFLKFGMTALVLDAIEAGVDFSDLRLAHAVAEVSRVSHDLTLSHKLELVDGRRLSALEVLGVYRDRVAKYATTAKERELLELWDEVMQLLATDPLSTSHILDWTAKLALIRSFETRGLSIDNPKMQLIDLQYSDIDPARSLYHALVNKGRMRTLVSQETIAQAAATPPTNSRAFFRGQMMEKFGEAVLAANWESLIVQASHEDPIRIATTELDGLTQEVIGELLDKASTIDEVIAGLERAGATSLAKLKTT; encoded by the coding sequence ATGGATAGGTTTATTGGTGCAGAAACAGAATATGGAATTTCCACGCCCAGCAATCCAGTGCTGAGCCCCATCGTCACCTCCACACATACGGTGGTGGCGTACTCCATTGCCCGGGGCTTTGGCGAACACCGCGTGCGCTGGGATTATGAACAAGAAACTCCACTGCGCGATATCCGTGGCTTTGACCTGCGCCGTTACCACCAAGCGCCGGTAGTTGATCCTTTCTCCATGGGTGTGGCAAATGTTTTTGTCTCCAATGGCGCACGCTTTTATGTAGACCACGCACACCCAGAATATTCTTCCCCCGAGGTTAACAACGCCTGGGATGCCATGGTTTATGACGCCGCAGGCGATCACATCCTCATGCAAGCAGTCTCCGATGTAGCCAGTTTTAGCAGCCAAGACCACTCTGTCTTGGATGGACACCCACCGTGCCCACCGCTAAAAATCTACAAAAACAACGTTGATGGCAAGGGCGCTAGCTACGGAGCACATGAAAACTACCGATACGCCCGTGACCTAGATTTTGATGTCCTCGCCCAAGCACTCATTCCATTTTTTGTGTGCCGCCAGGTCATCATTGGGGCCGGCCGCGTGGGGCTCGGCCAACATGGCGATAAGCCAGGCTTCCAAATTAGCCAGCGCGCAGACTATATCGAACAAGAAATCTCGCTGGAAACCACCCTCAACCGCGGCATTATCAACACCCGCGATGAGCCCCACACCAATGCCGACAACTGGGGTCGCCTGCACGTGATCATCGGCGACGCCAATATGTCCCACAGCTCCAACTTCCTCAAATTTGGCATGACCGCGCTGGTCTTGGACGCCATCGAAGCCGGCGTAGACTTCAGCGATCTGCGATTAGCCCACGCGGTGGCCGAAGTCTCCCGCGTCTCACATGACCTCACACTGAGCCACAAACTTGAGCTTGTCGACGGCCGCCGCCTCAGCGCACTAGAAGTGCTAGGGGTTTACCGAGACCGGGTGGCAAAATACGCCACCACTGCCAAAGAGCGAGAGCTGCTTGAACTATGGGATGAAGTAATGCAGCTGTTGGCCACAGATCCACTGTCTACCTCCCATATCTTGGACTGGACTGCAAAGCTCGCGCTGATTCGTTCCTTTGAGACCCGGGGTTTAAGCATTGATAACCCCAAAATGCAGCTTATTGACCTGCAATATAGCGATATCGATCCAGCCCGCAGCCTCTACCATGCGTTAGTGAACAAGGGCAGAATGCGCACCTTGGTAAGCCAAGAAACCATTGCACAGGCTGCAGCAACCCCGCCAACCAATTCCCGAGCATTCTTCCGTGGACAGATGATGGAGAAATTTGGCGAGGCCGTCCTTGCTGCCAACTGGGAATCACTCATTGTCCAAGCCAGCCATGAAGACCCCATCCGTATTGCCACTACTGAATTAGATGGACTGACCCAAGAAGTAATTGGGGAGTTGCTGGACAAGGCCAGCACCATAGATGAGGTTATTGCAGGACTTGAGCGCGCCGGGGCGACCTCCTTGGCAAAACTCAAAACTACTTAG
- the aspA gene encoding aspartate ammonia-lyase, giving the protein MSKTSNKASETPKSEVSADSATPATKKDQAPAAKSSEKQSATPAAKPKFRVESDLLGELQVPGEAYYGVHTLRAVDNFQISRTTINHVPDFIRGMVQVKKAAALANRRLHTLPAEKAEAIVWACDQVLVGGRCMDQFPIDVFQGGAGTSLNMNTNEVIANLALEFLGYEKGRYDILHPMDDVNMSQSTNDAYPTGFRLGVYAGIQTLIGEIEQLQVAFREKGNEFVDIIKMGRTQLQDAVPMSLGEEFQAFAHNLAEEQSVLRSAADRLLEINLGATAIGTGVNTPAGYRHQVTAALSEVTGLEIKSARDLIEATSDTGAYVLAHSAVKRAAMKLSKICNDLRLLSSGPRAGLNEINLPPRQAGSSIMPAKVNPVIPEVVNQVCFKVFGNDLTVTMAAEAGQLQLNVMEPVIGESLFQSLRILGNAAKTLREKCVVGITANPEVCRAYVDNSIGIITYLNPFLGHDIGDEIGKEAALTGRSVRELVLERKLMDEKTLDTVLSKENLMHPIFRGKLYLEP; this is encoded by the coding sequence ATGTCAAAGACCAGCAACAAGGCTTCCGAAACACCAAAATCGGAAGTTTCAGCGGATAGCGCAACCCCAGCTACCAAAAAGGATCAAGCACCTGCAGCTAAGAGTTCAGAAAAACAAAGCGCAACCCCAGCTGCAAAGCCCAAATTCCGCGTTGAGTCTGACCTCCTCGGAGAGCTCCAAGTTCCAGGTGAAGCATACTACGGTGTGCACACCCTGCGCGCAGTAGATAACTTCCAAATTTCTCGCACCACCATCAATCACGTTCCTGATTTCATTCGGGGCATGGTGCAGGTGAAGAAGGCTGCAGCTTTGGCCAACCGTCGCCTGCACACTCTGCCTGCTGAAAAAGCAGAAGCAATTGTGTGGGCCTGTGACCAGGTTTTGGTGGGAGGTCGATGCATGGACCAATTCCCAATTGACGTTTTCCAGGGCGGTGCTGGCACCAGCCTCAACATGAACACCAATGAAGTTATCGCAAACCTGGCATTGGAATTCCTGGGCTATGAAAAAGGCCGCTATGACATCTTGCACCCCATGGATGATGTCAATATGTCCCAATCCACTAATGATGCTTATCCAACCGGCTTCCGTCTTGGTGTGTATGCCGGCATTCAAACCCTCATTGGTGAGATTGAACAGCTTCAGGTTGCTTTCCGTGAAAAGGGCAATGAGTTTGTAGACATCATCAAGATGGGTCGCACCCAGCTGCAAGATGCTGTTCCAATGAGCTTAGGTGAGGAATTCCAAGCCTTTGCTCACAACCTCGCTGAAGAGCAATCTGTACTGCGCTCTGCAGCTGATCGCTTGCTCGAGATCAACCTTGGTGCAACCGCAATTGGAACTGGCGTGAACACCCCTGCGGGTTATCGCCACCAGGTCACCGCAGCCTTGTCAGAGGTCACCGGTCTAGAGATCAAGTCCGCTCGTGACCTTATTGAGGCTACGTCTGATACCGGAGCTTATGTGCTCGCTCACTCTGCGGTAAAGCGTGCAGCAATGAAGCTGTCCAAGATCTGTAATGATTTGCGCTTGCTTTCTTCTGGCCCACGCGCTGGTCTTAATGAGATCAACTTGCCACCACGTCAGGCTGGTTCTTCCATCATGCCGGCAAAGGTCAACCCAGTTATTCCTGAGGTAGTTAACCAAGTCTGCTTTAAAGTTTTTGGCAATGACCTCACTGTCACCATGGCAGCTGAAGCTGGCCAGCTGCAGCTCAACGTTATGGAGCCAGTCATCGGTGAATCACTCTTCCAGTCCCTGCGCATTTTGGGCAATGCAGCAAAGACTCTGCGTGAAAAGTGTGTTGTGGGTATCACCGCAAACCCAGAGGTATGCCGTGCCTATGTAGACAACTCCATCGGAATCATCACCTACCTCAACCCATTCCTGGGCCATGATATTGGAGATGAAATTGGTAAAGAGGCAGCTCTAACCGGCCGATCTGTACGCGAGCTCGTGCTAGAAAGAAAACTCATGGATGAAAAAACCCTTGATACCGTGCTGTCCAAGGAAAACCTGATGCACCCAATTTTCCGCGGCAAGCTCTACCTTGAGCCATAA
- a CDS encoding tRNA (adenine-N1)-methyltransferase — translation MPYSGPFQAGDRVQLTDAKRRHFTIILEPGTTFHTHRGQIAHDDIIGSDEGTVVQSTMGSDFLCFRHLMVDHVLSMPRGAAVIYPKDSAQILVEGDIFPGARVLEAGAGSGALSMALLRAVGEHGNVISYEIREDHLEYAVSNVEEYFGKRPDSWDPRLGDLKEVTVEDLGGPVDRIILDMLEPWEMLETCKNLLIPGGVFMTYVATVPQLMKVMEGIREQKCFTEPRAWESLVRDWKVEGLATRPEHRMNAHTAFLVLTRRLADGVEPPRPQRKARR, via the coding sequence ATGCCCTACTCCGGTCCCTTCCAGGCAGGCGACCGCGTCCAGCTAACTGACGCCAAACGCCGCCACTTCACCATCATTTTGGAACCTGGTACGACCTTCCATACCCACCGTGGCCAAATTGCTCACGATGACATCATCGGCTCCGATGAAGGCACCGTTGTGCAGTCCACCATGGGATCAGATTTCCTTTGTTTCCGTCACCTCATGGTTGACCACGTGCTTTCCATGCCTCGTGGTGCAGCGGTGATCTACCCTAAGGACTCTGCACAGATTCTGGTCGAGGGAGATATCTTCCCCGGCGCGCGTGTTCTAGAGGCTGGCGCAGGCTCTGGTGCACTGTCTATGGCTCTGTTGCGAGCTGTGGGTGAGCACGGCAATGTCATCTCTTATGAGATCCGTGAAGACCACCTGGAATATGCAGTATCCAATGTGGAGGAGTACTTCGGAAAGCGCCCAGATTCCTGGGACCCACGCTTGGGAGACCTCAAGGAAGTTACCGTCGAAGATCTTGGTGGCCCTGTAGACCGCATCATCTTGGACATGCTTGAGCCTTGGGAAATGCTTGAAACCTGCAAGAATCTGCTGATCCCTGGCGGCGTGTTCATGACCTACGTGGCGACTGTTCCACAGTTGATGAAGGTTATGGAAGGTATCCGCGAACAAAAGTGCTTCACCGAGCCACGTGCTTGGGAATCCTTGGTTCGCGATTGGAAAGTCGAAGGCCTTGCTACTCGACCTGAGCACCGCATGAATGCGCACACTGCGTTTTTGGTGCTTACCCGTCGCTTGGCTGACGGTGTGGAGCCTCCTCGTCCACAGCGTAAGGCACGCCGTTAA
- a CDS encoding M18 family aminopeptidase, with translation MHATDDFRSFIAHSPSSYHAADTVATELETVGFIRQDETKTWDATPGGHFLVRGGAIIAWWVPEDASVDSGFRIIGSHTDSPGFKLKPKGDLPNAHFQQAGVEVYGGPIFNSWLDRELSLAGRVVLADGSVRLLNTGPILRIPNLAIHLDRTLNSTFALNPQHHLQPIFAVGDPHVSIMEVIAEAADVESADILSHDLITVDVQEAEVFGAHGDFFAAGRLDNLSSVYPSLKALIKAASGEDNSSDILIMAAFDHEEVGSNSPTGAAGPLLEDVLIRTATALGADEETRRQMFQRSSMVSADAAHSIHPNFPQKHDPVNYPVIGRGPVLKVNANQRYASDALSSGVWLRACQMAGVPHQVFAGNNEVPCGSTIGPISATGLGISTVDVGIPLLSMHSAREMAGVKDLLWFEKALESYLVN, from the coding sequence ATGCATGCAACTGACGATTTCCGGAGTTTTATCGCCCATAGTCCCAGCTCATATCACGCAGCTGACACGGTAGCCACCGAGCTGGAAACAGTAGGGTTTATTCGTCAAGATGAAACCAAAACCTGGGATGCCACCCCTGGTGGACATTTTCTGGTCCGCGGTGGTGCAATTATTGCCTGGTGGGTTCCAGAAGATGCCTCGGTAGATTCCGGCTTCAGGATTATTGGCTCTCATACAGATTCCCCTGGTTTTAAGCTAAAGCCCAAGGGAGATCTGCCCAATGCACATTTCCAGCAGGCTGGCGTTGAGGTTTATGGTGGCCCTATTTTTAATAGCTGGTTGGACCGCGAACTCAGCCTGGCAGGTCGGGTTGTACTGGCAGATGGTTCAGTGCGTCTGCTTAACACCGGCCCAATTTTGCGCATCCCGAACTTGGCTATTCACCTAGATCGCACCCTCAACTCCACCTTTGCTCTTAATCCGCAGCATCACCTGCAACCCATCTTTGCGGTTGGAGATCCTCACGTTTCCATCATGGAAGTAATTGCGGAAGCAGCAGATGTGGAAAGCGCTGATATCTTAAGCCACGATCTGATCACCGTAGATGTCCAAGAAGCTGAAGTCTTTGGTGCGCATGGAGACTTCTTTGCTGCGGGCCGCCTGGATAATCTCAGCAGTGTTTATCCCTCTTTAAAGGCTCTTATTAAGGCCGCAAGCGGTGAGGATAATAGCTCCGATATTTTGATCATGGCTGCATTTGATCACGAGGAAGTGGGAAGTAACTCTCCAACTGGTGCCGCAGGTCCTCTTTTGGAGGATGTCCTCATCCGCACTGCCACTGCATTAGGTGCAGATGAAGAAACTCGACGTCAAATGTTCCAGCGTTCTTCAATGGTCTCTGCCGATGCGGCGCACTCCATTCACCCGAATTTCCCGCAGAAACATGATCCCGTGAATTATCCAGTTATTGGCCGAGGACCAGTGCTGAAGGTTAATGCCAATCAGCGTTATGCCTCTGATGCTTTAAGTTCTGGCGTCTGGCTGCGTGCCTGCCAAATGGCGGGAGTGCCACACCAGGTGTTTGCAGGTAATAATGAAGTGCCCTGTGGCTCCACGATTGGGCCAATTAGTGCCACTGGTTTGGGTATTTCTACTGTCGATGTGGGCATCCCGTTGTTGTCCATGCATTCAGCCCGTGAGATGGCGGGAGTGAAGGATCTTCTATGGTTTGAAAAAGCCTTGGAGAGTTATCTGGTAAATTAA
- the hisG gene encoding ATP phosphoribosyltransferase — protein MLKIAVPNKGSLSERAMEILSEAGYAGRGDAKSLNVLDEANKVEFFFLRPKDIAIYVAGGQLDLGITGRDLAKDSRADVHEVLSLGFGSSTFRYAAPAGEEWTVEKLDGKRIATSYPNLVRDHLAARGITADVLRLDGAVEVSIKLGVADAIADVVSTGRTLRQQGLEPFGEPLCTSEAVIVGRRNEKVTPEQQILLRRIQGILHAQNFLMLDYNVDRDNLAAATAVTPGLSGPTVSPLARDNWVAVRAMVPRRSANSIMDKLAGIGAEAILASEIRIARI, from the coding sequence ATGTTGAAAATTGCAGTCCCTAACAAGGGATCTTTATCCGAGCGCGCCATGGAAATCCTTTCCGAGGCAGGTTATGCCGGTCGTGGTGACGCAAAGTCCCTAAACGTCTTGGATGAGGCTAATAAGGTTGAGTTTTTCTTCCTGCGTCCTAAAGACATCGCTATTTACGTCGCGGGTGGCCAGCTAGATCTCGGTATTACCGGTCGTGATCTAGCTAAGGATTCTCGCGCCGACGTGCATGAAGTTTTGTCTCTTGGTTTTGGATCCTCCACCTTCCGCTATGCCGCTCCAGCAGGCGAAGAGTGGACCGTCGAAAAGCTTGATGGCAAGCGTATTGCAACCTCGTACCCTAACTTGGTGCGTGACCACCTCGCTGCTCGCGGAATCACCGCTGACGTGTTGCGTCTTGATGGAGCAGTAGAGGTTTCCATCAAGTTGGGTGTGGCAGATGCCATCGCCGACGTTGTTTCTACCGGTCGCACCCTGCGTCAACAAGGCCTAGAGCCTTTTGGTGAGCCACTGTGCACCTCCGAGGCTGTTATTGTGGGTCGCCGCAATGAAAAAGTCACCCCCGAGCAGCAGATTTTGCTCCGTCGTATCCAGGGCATTTTGCACGCACAGAATTTCCTCATGCTTGATTACAACGTTGATCGTGACAATCTTGCTGCAGCCACTGCTGTGACCCCAGGTCTTTCCGGCCCCACGGTTTCTCCATTGGCTCGCGATAATTGGGTTGCAGTTCGTGCAATGGTTCCACGCCGTTCTGCTAACTCCATCATGGATAAGTTGGCTGGCATTGGTGCAGAGGCTATTTTGGCTTCTGAAATCCGCATCGCCCGCATCTAA
- a CDS encoding HigA family addiction module antitoxin has protein sequence MDTPQHPGEILHQQFMEPRGISTYALAKSLHVAESSITNVVNGQRPISLELAKKLERAFGLSAQDWLALQHNFEQSQRLSA, from the coding sequence GTGGACACCCCGCAGCACCCTGGTGAGATTTTGCACCAGCAATTTATGGAACCCCGCGGAATCAGCACCTACGCATTAGCCAAGTCTTTACATGTCGCAGAATCCAGCATCACCAATGTAGTAAATGGACAACGGCCTATAAGCCTGGAACTTGCCAAGAAATTGGAAAGGGCTTTTGGCTTAAGTGCTCAAGATTGGTTGGCTTTACAGCATAATTTTGAGCAATCACAGCGACTTTCTGCATAA
- a CDS encoding MarR family winged helix-turn-helix transcriptional regulator, translated as MTDAVPENTFAQIAYEQMLNSRYALQNHPAHRFSAGLDRSATVLLARLSVAEPMTIAELAEAFGLDISTIHRQVAAAIKAGLIERIDDPAGGQAKKHQPTAEGSRLLAAEFAYREATTREIMQGWSEEDTADYLRLVEKFNRGIEHLRNQPWPR; from the coding sequence GTGACTGACGCAGTACCGGAAAATACCTTTGCCCAAATTGCTTATGAGCAAATGTTAAATTCCAGGTATGCCTTACAAAATCACCCAGCGCATAGATTTTCTGCCGGTTTAGATCGCAGCGCGACTGTTCTTTTGGCACGATTGTCCGTCGCAGAACCCATGACCATTGCGGAGCTTGCCGAGGCTTTTGGCTTAGATATCTCCACTATTCACCGTCAGGTGGCTGCTGCTATTAAAGCGGGACTAATTGAGCGAATCGACGATCCAGCCGGTGGACAAGCTAAAAAGCATCAACCAACCGCCGAAGGCAGTCGCCTCTTGGCTGCAGAATTTGCCTACCGCGAAGCCACCACCCGTGAAATCATGCAAGGCTGGTCCGAGGAAGATACTGCCGACTACCTCCGCTTGGTGGAAAAATTTAATCGCGGAATTGAACATCTCCGTAATCAGCCTTGGCCACGCTAA
- a CDS encoding MFS transporter, producing MATPTAAAPGLNSSAQAPLFTPAFVLGWLVNLSQYLCFYFLITVMALYAMQQFSVSEAAGGFAASAFVIGATVSRLFAGWAADRFGKKQILIGFVALGTFAALFYIPANSLTALIVVRLIHGLSYSMASTAVMALVQSVIPAGRRAEGTGYFALGSTLATAVGPALALFVVDSFSYNALFWVTVAASGTGLVLAFFLKKPAHLRAAEEDRPKVAWSLKSVLHPDVVTIGCFMLMIGLAYAGIITYINGFAQERGLSTGAGLFFIAYAVAMLIMRSFLGKVQDKHGANPVMFFGLANFAIALTIMAFAGENWHVVLAGVFTGLGYGTLMPAAQAVAVSNVPSHQVGSGISTLFLFMDLGIGLGPILLGILVTATGYSVMYSVLAALVLVAGVFYWLTHKH from the coding sequence GTGGCAACACCCACAGCCGCGGCGCCTGGTCTAAACAGTAGTGCACAAGCCCCTTTATTTACTCCAGCCTTCGTTTTGGGTTGGTTGGTTAACCTTTCGCAGTACCTTTGCTTTTATTTTTTGATTACCGTCATGGCGCTTTATGCCATGCAACAATTTTCCGTTTCTGAGGCCGCTGGTGGATTTGCTGCCAGTGCCTTTGTTATTGGTGCAACGGTGTCTCGTCTTTTTGCCGGATGGGCAGCTGACCGTTTTGGCAAAAAGCAGATTCTTATCGGTTTTGTCGCCCTCGGCACCTTCGCGGCATTGTTTTATATTCCGGCTAACTCACTGACTGCACTGATTGTGGTCCGTTTGATTCACGGTTTGTCTTATTCCATGGCTTCAACTGCCGTCATGGCACTGGTGCAATCGGTTATTCCTGCTGGACGTAGGGCAGAGGGAACTGGTTATTTCGCTCTGGGATCAACTCTTGCTACTGCTGTTGGACCAGCATTGGCACTGTTTGTCGTCGATAGTTTTAGTTATAACGCCCTGTTTTGGGTGACTGTGGCTGCTAGCGGTACCGGCCTGGTTCTGGCTTTTTTCTTGAAAAAGCCCGCGCATTTGCGCGCTGCTGAAGAGGATCGCCCTAAGGTTGCATGGTCCTTGAAGTCTGTGTTGCACCCAGATGTGGTGACTATTGGTTGCTTTATGCTCATGATTGGCCTGGCATATGCCGGCATTATTACCTATATCAACGGTTTTGCGCAGGAACGTGGCCTTAGCACCGGAGCGGGACTCTTCTTTATTGCTTATGCAGTTGCGATGTTGATTATGCGTTCATTCTTGGGCAAGGTGCAGGATAAACACGGCGCTAATCCGGTGATGTTTTTTGGCCTGGCAAACTTTGCGATCGCGCTGACGATTATGGCTTTTGCAGGCGAAAATTGGCATGTGGTGCTCGCCGGCGTTTTTACCGGTTTGGGATATGGCACGCTGATGCCTGCAGCTCAGGCAGTGGCGGTCAGCAATGTGCCCAGCCATCAGGTGGGCTCTGGCATCTCCACGCTTTTCCTATTTATGGATCTTGGTATTGGCCTCGGCCCAATTCTCTTGGGCATTTTGGTTACCGCGACTGGTTATAGCGTGATGTACAGCGTCTTGGCTGCATTGGTGCTGGTTGCTGGCGTATTTTACTGGTTAACCCACAAGCATTAA
- a CDS encoding phosphoribosyl-ATP diphosphatase: MYRVKTFDSLYEELLNRAQTRPEGSGTVAALDKGIHHVGKKVIEEAGEVWIAAEYETDEELAGEISQLIYWTQVIMVARGLKPEDIYKNL; this comes from the coding sequence ATGTACCGAGTGAAGACATTTGACTCGCTGTATGAAGAACTTCTTAACCGCGCCCAGACTCGCCCTGAGGGATCTGGAACTGTTGCTGCCTTGGACAAGGGCATCCATCATGTGGGCAAGAAGGTCATCGAAGAAGCCGGAGAAGTCTGGATCGCAGCCGAGTATGAAACCGATGAAGAGCTAGCAGGAGAAATCTCCCAGCTTATTTATTGGACCCAGGTCATCATGGTTGCCCGTGGCCTCAAGCCCGAAGACATCTACAAGAATCTGTAG
- the arc gene encoding proteasome ATPase yields MVGMSSPTNSAANNSFSDFNREELTRISDEVRQLKRTNSDLGARNAKLAEMLKSSRDKLSMMFAQLEDMAQPPSVYGTFLETAKDGSNAEIFAGGRRMRVAVSPMLCAADLMPGVMVRLGEGNQVIEACDYEQTGELATLMEMIGRDRALVSDRSGEERVVKLAGPLMDRTAKLPRPGDTLLVDRKAGYAFEVIPKTEISKLALEEAPDVSYEDIGGLDDQIELIQDAVELPFLHPELYRAYNLHPPKGVLLYGPPGCGKTLIAKAVANSLSSRIGEAGTSYFINVKGPELLNKYVGETERQIRVIFERARELAGDGRPVIIFFDEMESIFRTRGSGVSSDMETTVVPQLLAELDGVEDLSNVIVIGATNREELIDPAILRPGRLDIKIRINRPNQGGARDIFARYITDSIPLAQPAEELIDVAVKHLFTPRPYVRLSYADGSEDTLNYHDFVSGAMIANIVDRAKKLAIKTHIDGDGAGLSAAQLIAAIDDENQQSEDLPNTSNPDEWSRITGRQGKRVVEVEVVNS; encoded by the coding sequence GTGGTGGGCATGAGCTCACCGACTAATTCTGCTGCCAATAATTCTTTCTCGGATTTTAATCGGGAAGAATTAACTCGAATTTCTGATGAGGTGCGTCAACTAAAGCGCACCAATTCAGATTTGGGGGCACGCAATGCCAAGCTCGCGGAGATGCTGAAATCCTCTCGCGACAAATTATCGATGATGTTTGCGCAGCTGGAAGATATGGCGCAACCACCATCGGTATATGGCACCTTTTTAGAAACCGCCAAAGACGGCTCCAACGCAGAGATCTTTGCCGGTGGCCGGCGCATGCGAGTAGCAGTTTCTCCCATGCTGTGCGCTGCAGATCTTATGCCAGGTGTAATGGTGCGCCTGGGCGAGGGCAACCAAGTTATTGAAGCCTGCGATTATGAACAAACCGGTGAATTAGCCACCTTGATGGAAATGATCGGTCGCGATCGAGCCCTAGTGTCGGATCGTTCCGGGGAGGAACGCGTCGTAAAGCTTGCCGGACCTTTAATGGATCGCACGGCAAAGTTACCGCGCCCCGGTGACACCCTTTTGGTAGACCGCAAAGCGGGCTATGCCTTTGAGGTAATCCCCAAGACGGAGATTTCCAAGTTGGCCTTGGAGGAAGCCCCCGATGTGTCCTATGAGGATATTGGCGGCTTGGATGATCAAATTGAATTGATCCAAGATGCCGTTGAACTGCCATTTTTGCACCCTGAGCTCTACCGGGCCTATAACTTGCACCCGCCTAAGGGCGTATTACTTTATGGTCCGCCCGGTTGTGGCAAGACCTTGATTGCAAAGGCAGTGGCGAACTCCCTGTCTTCCCGAATTGGTGAGGCTGGAACCTCATACTTTATTAATGTCAAGGGCCCTGAGCTGCTAAATAAGTATGTGGGTGAAACCGAGCGTCAAATCCGCGTGATCTTTGAACGCGCCCGCGAACTTGCTGGTGATGGCCGTCCCGTCATTATTTTCTTTGATGAGATGGAATCAATTTTCCGTACCCGTGGCTCAGGTGTGAGCTCGGATATGGAAACCACCGTGGTGCCACAGCTGTTGGCAGAACTCGATGGTGTGGAAGATCTCTCGAATGTCATCGTTATCGGCGCCACCAACCGCGAAGAACTAATTGATCCAGCAATTCTGCGCCCCGGACGCCTGGACATTAAAATCCGCATCAATCGCCCTAACCAGGGTGGCGCTCGCGATATCTTTGCGCGGTATATCACCGATTCCATTCCGCTGGCGCAACCAGCTGAAGAACTTATTGATGTGGCAGTAAAACACCTATTTACTCCGCGTCCTTATGTGCGTCTGAGCTACGCCGATGGTTCAGAAGACACCTTGAACTACCACGACTTTGTCTCTGGAGCGATGATCGCGAATATCGTGGACCGCGCCAAGAAGCTGGCTATTAAGACCCATATTGATGGCGATGGTGCAGGACTAAGCGCTGCACAGCTCATTGCTGCCATTGATGATGAAAATCAGCAAAGTGAGGATCTGCCCAATACCTCCAACCCTGATGAGTGGTCTCGGATCACTGGACGTCAAGGAAAGCGCGTGGTTGAAGTTGAGGTAGTCAACTCCTAA
- a CDS encoding RecB family exonuclease produces MTSPSETTPKKPKPLALSPSRAGDYQQCPLLYRFRAIDRLPEPKTVAQVKGTLVHAVLEHMHKLPREDRQYPAMVKQLKPTWSQMCQEDAELEELVPAEQLNDFLVECRSLLRGYFEMENPQGFDATECEMYVDTVLPNGVPVRGFIDRVDTAPTGEVRVVDYKTGKKPKPQWSQQAQFQMLFYALVYWRLFDSIPAQLRLMYLKVNDSMFLSPSKEQLEFFERDLAELWAKIEMDGKAGHFRTKTSKLCGWCPHQALCPEFGGVPPEYPGWPGSTAD; encoded by the coding sequence ATGACCAGCCCTTCAGAAACGACTCCGAAAAAACCAAAACCACTTGCACTCTCCCCTTCGCGCGCCGGGGACTACCAACAATGTCCACTGCTTTACCGTTTCCGTGCTATTGATAGGCTGCCTGAGCCTAAAACTGTGGCACAGGTGAAGGGAACCTTGGTGCACGCAGTGTTGGAGCATATGCATAAGCTGCCCCGCGAGGACCGCCAATATCCGGCAATGGTGAAGCAGCTAAAGCCCACCTGGTCTCAGATGTGCCAAGAGGATGCAGAGCTAGAAGAACTCGTTCCCGCAGAGCAATTAAATGATTTTTTGGTGGAATGCCGCTCTTTGCTGCGGGGCTATTTTGAGATGGAAAATCCGCAGGGTTTTGATGCGACCGAGTGTGAAATGTACGTAGATACAGTACTTCCCAATGGTGTGCCGGTACGCGGATTTATTGACCGGGTGGACACTGCTCCAACTGGTGAAGTGCGAGTTGTCGACTATAAGACCGGCAAAAAGCCCAAACCACAATGGAGCCAGCAGGCTCAATTCCAAATGCTCTTTTATGCCTTGGTGTACTGGCGACTTTTTGATTCCATTCCAGCCCAGCTGCGCCTGATGTATTTGAAGGTTAATGATTCCATGTTCCTTAGCCCTTCCAAGGAACAACTGGAGTTTTTTGAGCGTGATTTAGCTGAGCTCTGGGCCAAAATTGAGATGGACGGCAAAGCCGGACACTTTAGGACCAAAACCTCGAAGTTGTGTGGCTGGTGTCCACATCAGGCTTTGTGTCCTGAATTTGGTGGAGTGCCACCGGAATACCCTGGTTGGCCTGGCAGCACTGCCGATTAA